A genomic stretch from Ficedula albicollis isolate OC2 chromosome 4A, FicAlb1.5, whole genome shotgun sequence includes:
- the BMP15 gene encoding bone morphogenetic protein 15 — translation MAMPNPFTSLLLLLVVPLSQAANQSPLPLGSLPAVPTLPLLQALQRRAPGSPGWKMGPASGQPLRYMLNLYRRAADREGRPRRSRSLGTNTIRLVQASSHGGQPWAGRWYLQALTYHLEGQPEAEHLLRATVVYLPSLSLAHGRLLCALELVGASKAPRLLLSPTARTRHGWAEVDITPHLVLGNSSVGSLALQHICVRAGRAGGHDVPVAPGHPFLLLYLNDTQAGLAPPAAEPHRHRRDTATLAHDLPNYLREQGEEKSDCSLRPFPVSFAQLGWDHWIIAPHRYNPRYCKGTCPHLLRYDYHAPNHAVVQSFVHQLVDANVPRPSCVPYRYSPISVLMIERNGGILYKEYENMIAESCTCR, via the exons ATGGCTATGCCCAACCCTTTcaccagcctcctcctcctccttgttGTGCCCCTTTCCCAGGCTGCAAATCAGTCCCCACTGCCCCTTGGttccctgcctgctgtccccaccctgcccctcctgcaggcCCTGCAAAG GCGGGCTCCgggcagcccaggctggaaaaTGGGGCCAGCCAGTGGGCAGCCCCTGCGCTACATGCTGAATCTGTACCGGCGTGCTGCTGACCGTGAAGGCCGACCCCGCCGCAGCCGCAGCCTGGGCACCAACACCATCCGCCTGGTCCAGGCCAGTTCCCATGGAGGTCAGCCCTGGGCAG GTCGGTGGTACTTGCAGGCCCTCACCTACCACCTGGAGGGCCAGCCAGAGGCCGAGCACCTCCTCAGAGCCACTGTAGTCTACCTGCCAAGTCTGTCACTGGCCCATGGTCGCCTTCTCTGCGCTCTGGAGCTGGTAGGGGCCAGCAAAGCACCCAGGTTGCTGCTCAGCCCTACTGCCCGTACCCGCCATGGCTGGGCCGAAGTTGACATCACCCCTCACCTGGTGCTGGGGAACAGCAGTGTGGGGAGCCTGGCATTGCAGCACATCTGCGTGCGTGCTGGCCGAGCAGGAGGCCACGATGTCCCAGTGGCCCCTGGCCaccctttccttcttctctaCCTTAATGATACCCAGGCAGGGTTGGCACCTCCGGCAGCAGAGCCTCACCGACACCGACGTGATACAGCGACATTGGCTCATGACCTGCCCAACTACCtgcgggagcagggagaggagaagagtGACTGTTCCCTCCGCCCCTTCCCTGTCAGTtttgcacagctgggctgggaccaCTGGATCATCGCTCCGCACCGCTATAACCCACGCTACTGCAAGGgcacctgtccccacctgctccGCTATGACTACCACGCCCCCAACCATGCTGTAGTGCAGAGCTTTGTTCATCAGCTAGTGGATGCCAATGTGCCCCGGCCCTCCTGTGTGCCCTACCGCTACAGCCCCATCAGTGTCCTCATGATTGAGCGCAACGGGGGCATACTGTACAAGGAGTACGAGAATATGATTGCAGAGTCCTGCACTTGCCGGTAA
- the SHROOM4 gene encoding LOW QUALITY PROTEIN: protein Shroom4 (The sequence of the model RefSeq protein was modified relative to this genomic sequence to represent the inferred CDS: deleted 2 bases in 1 codon), which yields MALRTPSGAGFPEHVGGKEGGDILSSGSGMPPEACLACRGLASTRDKGPLCCLCLQGNLLGWDIFLSPPSRFPCSEIHVTREGGESGPADPSVVPGAQAPSLKPLSPPTRGGCRTRPGIFFGPCPPLTPLSVTQVEDGGKAALSRRLQPGDELVNISGTPLYGSRQEALILIKGSYRTLKMVVRRRSVPVLRPHSWHVAKLAESRPDVPTMHCPADAFSLSWPSGCDVSTDRSSSIGSMESLDHPSQACYEGDPSPVDQGMYHSKRDSAYSSFSASSIASDCALSLRPEEAVSVDSSLQGPCRAPDRRYLSTGAEPSASWHPEAWRAPVPPQPPVRRDSLRAAPAGRGDRRQASVSVDMLHAKGRWISDTFLCQRDGEAEVVGRRTLAPYPTKDRLSADQYYMLSSHPDQCPAEPLLGESMESDNQPYLDDGMRRVPDAMTAGDNPLLSPLKGHMSHRHSAPEQLLASQLRSLQLGTNSGRASPAPSGQRWTLSPLHPEGSRGGAAGAAQDPPHCPEPCCRPLPCRCCPELQQTCGQDGQGASPALSTEGPVEEESRGGARRAGGPPHRSAQMRRRSDRFATSLRNEIQRRKAQLQKSRGPGAPAPGEEPVEETEEPPEGSVPAEQPPALPECLSPAPSEDSRNAGRSADQGIPTPDPAPPSKGPPSPVRVVPTARGRWRWSPESKLQPQHSPSPSELEGYSQGPGACSSPPRGSDEAVLLPFADRRRFFEESSRPAAPRHSKPPAGDPPAGDPGAFQPPGPEHRDVRRLSVDQPYSPPSPSRPASAGPYAECCREQPHCYKPLGRPGELDYLRGFSYPYGVPLRPEPCHYCGGEPCLPPPPRGHTCRCHPAPWVRCPDCCCPAPRPGREESDAWPPRRAFVPEFPQDEWEPPAITRKVSQSVSELSLYPLGFPRLGPFRTCLESTEPEWPPCYRATSTHDLLWDSDRPAHPPESPLDPLHRPLRGRAFSESHLNLEPASPWGRDQIGRAPPPPPPPPPPPPPPPPPPPPPNWEKYRQRRASQHPPDGAGHGSASSAAPVPVRSIAEAVRERSQNLTREQKGQSWGHTARPPAPPGAWPRPEPPRSLHRTPGPSAANTEICRVSGAAEKQSKMKQSWEMEEQPQRLIQNQEQGCASPHGVGECSLSLHCGPALPEALKPSSGAVEGVSCQGSWPQPRCMDSEERLWDMAVRDRSLASVLAPLASPGTATEVMDELLVAGERQTWRKCLQQDWHLEALAQDRQGFEPISPPPRTAASSSSFPVHYGVTVGKAEPLNKVQALPEVVEGSSEDEEEEEEVDHELVEKKLQLIESLSRKLVVLQEAQRGLQEDISANGALGEDVAARLQALCTPGEFDKYRLFVGDLDKVVNLLLSLSGRLARVESALGSLGPHAPAEDKLALREKQRLLVAQLEDAKELKEHVGRREEAVGAMVARYLPAEHLQDYQHFVKMKSALIAEQRELEEKIKLGQEQLRCLRESLGQASKDC from the exons ATGGCGCTGCGAACGCCCTCCGGCGCAGGCTTCCCCGAGCACGTCGGGGGCAAGGAGGGAG GTGACATTTTGTCCAGTGGTAGTGGAATGCCCCCTGAGGCCTGCCTGGCA TGCAGGGGGCTGGCATCCACACGGGACAAAGGGCccttgtgctgcctgtgcctgcaggggaatctgctgggatgggacatttttctttctccccccTCCCGATTCCCTTGCTCAGAAATTCATGTGACCAGAGAAGGGGGAGAGTCTGGCCCCGCAGATCCCTCTGTGGTGCCTGGGGCTCAGGCACCTTCTCTGAAGCCTCTTTCTCCTCCGACACGCGGTGGCTGTAGAACACGCCCTGGGATATTCTTTGGGCCGTGCCCCCCCTTGACGCCCCTCTCTGTCACCCAGGTGGAGGATGGGGGCAAGGCTGCCCTGTCTCGCCGGCTGCAGCCGGGTGACGAGCTGGTGAACATCAGCGGGACGCCGCTGTACGGATCCCGCCAGGAGGCCCTGATCCTCATCAAGGGCTCCTACCGCACTCTGAAGATGGTCGTTCGCAG GAGGAGCGTGCCCGTCCTCCGGCCCCATTCCTGGCACGTGGCCAAACTTGCCGAAAGCCGCCCAGACGTCCCCACCATGCACTGCCCGGCTGATGccttcagcctctcctggccctCGGGGTGTGATGTCAG cactgacCGGAGCAGCTCCATCGGGAGCATGGAGAGCCTGGACCATCCCAGCCAGGCCTGCTATGAAGGAGACCCCTCACCCGTTGACCAGGGCATGTACCACAGCAAGCGGGACTCGGCCTACAGCTCCTTCTCTGCCAGCTCCATCGCCTCTGACTGTGCCCTCTCTCTCCGTCCTGAAGAAGCCGTGTCCGTCGACTCCAGCCTCCAAggcccctgcagagcccctgaCAGGCGCTacctgagcacaggggctgAGCCATCTGCCAGCTGGCACCCTGAGGCCTGGCGGGCACCCgtgcccccccagccccctgtcAGGAGGGACAGCCTgcgggcagccccagctggcagaggggacaggcGCCAGGCGTCAGTGTCAGTGGACATGCTGCATGCCAAGGGCCGGTGGATCTCTGACACCTTCCTCTGCCAGCGGGATGGGGAGGCGGAAGTCGTGGGCAGGAGGACACTGGCACCATACCCCACGAAGGACCGTCTCTCTGCTGACCAGTATTACATGCTGAGCTCCCACCCGGACCAATGCCCAGCTGAGCCGCTCCTGGGGGAGAGCATGGAGTCTGACAACCAGCCATACCTGGATGACGGCATGCGCCGGGTGCCTGATGCCATGACAGCAGGTGACAACCCATTGCTGTCCCCTCTCAAGGGCCACATGTCACACCGTCACAGCGCTCCCGAGCAGCTGCTGGCCTCCCAGCTCCGCTCCCTCCAGCTGGGCACCAACAGCGGGCGAGCCTCACCAGCCCCCAGTGGGCAACGCTGGACCCTGTCCCCGCTGCATCCTGAGGGCAGCCGGGGGGGAGCcgcaggggctgcccaggaccCCCCGCACTGCCCAGAGCCTTGCTGCCGCCCACTGCCCTGCCGCTGCTGCCCCGAGCTGCAGCAAACCTGCGGGCAGGATGGCCAGGGGGCCAGCCCAGCACTCAGCACGGAGGGGCCGGTGGAGGAGGAGAGCCGGGGAGGGGCGCGGCGGGCTGGGGGCCCTCCCCACCGCTCTGCCCAGATGCGCCGCCGCAGCGACCGCTTCGCCACCAGCCTGCGCAACGAGATCCAGCGGCGCAAGGCCCAGCTGCAGAAGAGCCGGGGTCCTGGCGCTCCTGCGCCTGGCGAGGAGCCAgtggaggagactgaggagcCCCCCGAGGGCAGTGTACCGGCAGAGcaaccccctgccctgcctgagtGTCTCAGCCCCGCACCCAGTGAGGACAGCAGGAACGCTGGCCGCTCTGCAGACCAGGGTATCCCCACCCCTGACCCAGCGCCGCCCTCCAAAGGGCCCCCGTCCCCTGTGCGGGTGGTGCCAACGGCCAGGGGCCGCTGGCGCTGGTCCCCGGAGAGCAAGCTGCAGCCGCAGCACTCGCCCAGCCCCAGCGAACTGGAGGGCTACAGCCAAGGCCCGGGGGCCTGCAGCTCCCCACCGCGGGGCAGCGACGAAGCGGTCCTGCTGCCCTTCGCCGACCGCCGCCGGTTCTTTGAGGAGAGCAGCCGCCCGGCAGCACCCCGGCACAGCAAGCCGCCGGCGGGCGATCCC CCGGCGGGCGATCCCGGCGCCTTCCAGCCCCCTGGCCCTGAGCACCGGGACGTCCGCCGCCTCTCTGTGGACCAGCCCTACAGCCCCCCCTCTCCCAGCCGCCCTGCCTCTGCTGGCCCCTATGCTGAGTGCTGCCGGGAGCAGCCCCACTGTTACAAGCCACTGGGGAGACCGGGGGAGCTGGATTACCTGCGGGGCTTCTCCTACCCCTATGGGGTTCCCCTGcgccctgagccctgccactACTGTGGAGGGGAGCCCTGCCTGCCGCCGCCGCCCCGTGGCCACACCTGCCGCTGTCACCCTGCGCCCTGGGTGCGCTGCCCTGACTGCTGCTGCCCGGCCCCCCGTCCTGGGCGAGAGGAGAGTGATGCCTGGCCCCCCCGGAGAGCTTTTGTCCCG GAATTTCCTCAGGATGAGTGGGAGCCACCTGCAATAACCAGGAAAGTCAGCCAGTCCGTCAG CGAGCTCTCCCTCTACCCACTGGGTTTCCCAAGGCTCGGCCCGTTCCGCACCTGCCTTGAGAGCACCGAGCCAGAGTGGCCACCCTGCTACCGGGCCACGTCCACGCATGACCTCTTGTGGGATAGTGACCGCCCGGCCCACCCCCCTGAGAGCCCCCTGGATCCGCTGCACCGCCCGCTGCGGGGCAGAGCCTTCTCTGAGAGCCACCTCAACCTGGagcctgccagcccctggggcCGTGaccagatcggaagag cccccccccccccccccccccccccccccccccccccccccccccccccccccccccccccgcccaaCTGGGAGAAATACCGGCAGCGCAGGGCATCCCAGCACCCACCAGATGGTGCTGGGCACggctctgcctcctctgctgccccagtACCAGTCCGCAGCATCGCTGAGGCAGTGAGGGAGCGGTCACAGAACCTCACCAGGGAGCAGAAAGGCCAGTCCTGGGGGCACACTGCTCGCCCCCCTGCTCCACCAGGCGCCTGGCCCCGACCCGAGCCCCCCAGATCACTCCACAGGACTCCTGGGCCCAGTGCTGCCAACACTGAGATTTGCAG GGTGTCAGGAGCTGCGGAGAAGCAGTCAAAGATGAAGCAGTCCTGGGAGATGGAGGAGCAGCCCCAAAGGCTCATCCAGaaccaggagcagggctgtgccagtcCCCACGGGGTGGGTGAgtgttccctgtccctgcattGTGGTCCTGCCCTGCCGGAGGCACTCAAACCCAGTTCTGGGGCAGTGGAGGGGgtgagctgccagggcagctggccCCAGCCTCGCTGCATGGACTCCGAGGAGCGGCTGTGGGACATGGCTGTCAGGGACCGTTCCCTGGCCAGTGTCCTGGCCCCCTTGGCTTCCCCTGGCACCGCCACTGAGGTGATGGatgagctgctggtggcaggggaGCGACAGACCTGGCGGAAGTGTCTCCAGCAGGACTGGCACctggaggctctggcacaggacAG GCAAGGTTTTGAGCCCATCTCGCCGCCTCCCAggactgctgccagctccagttCCTTCCCAGTGCACTATGGTGTTACAGTGGGCAAAGCTGAACCACTTAACAAAGTACAGGCGCTGCCCGAGGTAGTGGAGGGGAGCTcggaggatgaggaggaggaggaggaggtggacCATGAGCTGGTGGAAAAGAAG ctccagctgatcGAGAGCCTGAGCCGCAAgctggtggtgctgcaggaggcacagcgggggctgcaggaggacaTCAGCGCCAATGGGGCACTGGGCGAGGATGTGGCTGCCCGCCTGCAAGCCCTCTGCACCCCAGGGGAGTTCGACAAGTACCGCCTCTTCGTGGGCGACCTGGACAAGGTGGTCaacctcctgctctccctctcgGGGCGCCTGGCCCGGGTGGAaagtgccctgggcagcctggggccGCACGCTCCTGCTGAGGACAAG CTGGCCCTGCGGGAGAAGCAGcggctgctggtggcacagctggaggacGCCAAAGAGCTGAAGGAGCACGTGGGGCGGCGGGAGGAGGCGGTGGGTGCCATGGTGGCACGGTACCTGCCTGCCGAGCACCTCCAGGACTACCAGCACTTCGTCAAGATGAAGTCTGCCCTCATTGCTGAGCAACGGGAGCTGGAAGAGAAGATCAagctgggccaggagcagctccgGTGCCTGCGTGAGAGCCTTGGCCAGGCCTCCAAGGACTGCTag